The DNA segment GAGATTTGAACTCTCGTACCCCGTTAGGGATAACACGCTTTCGAGGCGTGCGCCTTCAACCACTCAGCCACCTCTCCGCAAACTATTCTCAACAAAACGATTAGGCGATTTCGCCTGAGTCACTTCACGCGTATCGCGAAATCAGCCACTCAGCCACCTCTCCGCAAACCACTTGCAACCGACGATTAGGCGGTTCCGATAACCCGGCGAAACACCATATCGGAACCAGCCACTCAGCCACCTCTCCGCAAACTATTCTCAACAAAACGATTAGGCGATTTCGCCTGAGTCACTTCACGCGTATCGCGAAATCAACCACTCAGCCACCTCTCCGCAAACTATTCTCAACAAAACGATTAGGCGGTTCCGATAACCCGGCGAAACACCATATCGGAACCAGCCACTTTAGCCACCTCTCCGATTGCCGGAATCTCAGTCTTGCAATCGGTCCCGCCTTTAATTTCAGTCCGGGCGGGACCACTCGCAGGTCATATTATACAAAAAATCCATCTATATGGCAAACAATTGCGGCAGTTTATGGTAGGCAAAAATCATTTTATCAATTTCTCTATCTTATTGAATAACACCTTGGGATTAAAGGGCTTCATGATGCCGTCATCCGCGCCAGTCTCTTTTATCTTTTCCTCAACCTCATGTGCGGTCGCGGTAAATAATATAACTGGAATTTTTTTGAGCTCATTGTCCGATTTTAGCCTTTTACAAAACACTTCTCCTCTTTCGCCGGGCAAAAGAAGGTCCAGGAGTATCAAGTCCGGATTATGTTTTATCACCACCTCCATCGCATCCGCGGTATTTTTTGCCTCAAGCGTCTCGTAGTTGGCGGTTTTCAGCCTGATCTTCGCTAGATACAATACATCCTCCTCGTCTTCTACTATCAGTATCTTTTTCTTCATATCTCACCCCCGTCTTTCTTTAAGCGGTAAAATAAAGGATAGTACCGAACCCTTACCCCATTCGGATTCTATCCATATCTTACCTTTGTGTTTTTCTATTATCTCTTTCGAAATGGCCAACCCAAGACCGGTCCCGATAGTTTTTGTCATGGCGCGATCTTCTCCGCGCCAGAACCTATGAAATACCTTAGGAATATCTTCGGGCTTTATTCCTA comes from the Candidatus Omnitrophota bacterium genome and includes:
- a CDS encoding response regulator, producing the protein MKKKILIVEDEEDVLYLAKIRLKTANYETLEAKNTADAMEVVIKHNPDLILLDLLLPGERGEVFCKRLKSDNELKKIPVILFTATAHEVEEKIKETGADDGIMKPFNPKVLFNKIEKLIK